A part of Larkinella insperata genomic DNA contains:
- a CDS encoding glycoside hydrolase family 16 protein: protein MNPSVCLLFWLFIHPFSPPTADWKLVWADEFNTPGPPDPKKWVFENGFVRNDEHQWYQPDNARCENGFLIIEARRESRPNPTYQAGSSNWKTSRDSIHYTSASLQTRGLHQWQYGRFEMRGRIDTRPGMWPAFWTLGVSGEWPSNGEIDIMEYYRNRLLANAVWGTNKQWVGEWSTTKKPLSTFKDPKWSEKFHVWRMDWDKNFIKLYVDDQLLNSVDLSKTINGDGSGKNPFHQPHYLLLNLALGGQNGGDPAGTTFPARFKVDYVRVYQQP from the coding sequence ATGAATCCGTCTGTCTGCTTACTTTTCTGGCTTTTTATCCATCCGTTCAGCCCCCCCACTGCCGACTGGAAACTGGTCTGGGCCGACGAGTTTAACACGCCCGGCCCGCCCGACCCTAAAAAATGGGTGTTTGAAAACGGTTTCGTCCGCAATGACGAACACCAGTGGTACCAACCCGACAACGCCCGCTGTGAAAACGGCTTTCTGATCATTGAAGCGCGCCGGGAAAGCCGTCCCAATCCGACCTACCAAGCCGGCAGCAGCAACTGGAAAACCAGCCGGGACTCCATCCACTACACTTCCGCCAGTTTGCAGACGAGAGGCTTGCACCAATGGCAGTACGGCCGGTTTGAGATGCGCGGGCGAATCGACACGCGTCCGGGGATGTGGCCCGCTTTCTGGACGCTGGGCGTATCGGGCGAGTGGCCTTCCAACGGCGAAATCGACATCATGGAGTATTACCGGAATAGGCTGCTGGCCAACGCCGTATGGGGTACCAACAAGCAATGGGTGGGCGAGTGGAGCACGACCAAAAAGCCGCTTTCGACGTTTAAGGACCCAAAATGGTCGGAGAAATTTCACGTCTGGCGAATGGACTGGGATAAGAATTTCATCAAGCTGTACGTCGACGACCAGTTGCTCAATTCGGTCGATCTGTCGAAAACCATTAATGGCGACGGCAGCGGCAAAAATCCGTTTCATCAACCCCATTATTTACTACTAAACCTCGCCCTTGGGGGCCAGAACGGCGGGGATCCGGCCGGGACCACCTTTCCGGCCCGGTTCAAAGTGGATTACGTGCGGGTTTATCAGCAACCTTAA
- a CDS encoding DUF72 domain-containing protein: protein MSIHIGTSGWSYDHWQGVLYPHHTPVQDRLAYYVQQFQTVELNSSFYRWPQLSTFAGWRSRLPDGFKLTVKAPRGLTHAKKLYQPELWLERIKTCWHTLGEKRAILLVQLTPHLAYDYDRLAYFLEQVPEWLQITVEFRHLSWHNEGTFALLERHQAAYCIMSGANLPCILRATAPFVYVRMHGPDTHHLYGGSYSDDDLHWWADRIREWTALGKDVYVYFNNDGEGNAVRNALTLKQILA from the coding sequence ATGAGCATCCACATCGGTACATCAGGCTGGAGTTACGATCACTGGCAGGGTGTTTTGTATCCACATCACACCCCGGTTCAGGACCGGCTGGCCTACTACGTTCAGCAATTTCAAACCGTTGAGCTGAACAGCAGCTTTTACCGGTGGCCCCAGCTCAGCACCTTTGCCGGCTGGCGCAGCCGCCTGCCCGACGGTTTTAAACTCACGGTGAAAGCCCCCCGCGGCTTGACCCACGCCAAAAAACTCTACCAACCCGAACTCTGGCTGGAACGCATCAAAACCTGCTGGCATACGCTGGGCGAAAAGCGGGCCATTTTGTTGGTGCAGCTTACGCCCCATCTGGCGTACGATTACGATCGGCTGGCCTATTTTTTGGAACAGGTACCCGAGTGGCTCCAAATCACCGTTGAATTTCGGCACCTGAGCTGGCACAACGAGGGAACATTTGCCCTTCTGGAACGCCACCAGGCGGCTTACTGCATCATGAGTGGTGCGAACCTGCCCTGCATTCTGCGGGCTACCGCGCCGTTTGTCTACGTCCGGATGCACGGCCCCGACACCCACCATCTGTACGGCGGCTCCTATTCCGACGACGACCTGCACTGGTGGGCCGACCGCATCCGGGAATGGACCGCCTTGGGAAAGGATGTGTACGTTTATTTCAACAACGACGGCGAAGGCAATGCCGTCCGAAATGCATTAACGCTGAAGCAAATTTTGGCGTAA